In Hyla sarda isolate aHylSar1 chromosome 12, aHylSar1.hap1, whole genome shotgun sequence, a genomic segment contains:
- the LOC130296793 gene encoding lysozyme C-1-like → MEIFLAHIIFLIWRHQNHEPLAINKECPINPFHTHNTIEMKVLIVLVLSAITTGGWVIDRCSVVRAVRSSGIAGYKGYTEGDYVCLVRYASNYETSLNRSPTEYGAFQINSYFWCDDYKTPGHRNACGISCAALLDTNLADDLRCVKRIVQDPNGLDAWQAWTRNCKGRDNSYFTVGC, encoded by the exons ATGGAAATATTTTTggcacacattatattcctgatATGGCGTCACCAAAACCATGAACCCCTGGCTATAAATAAAGAATGTCCCATCAATCCCTTCCATACTCACAACACTATCGAGATGAAGGTCCTCATTGTCCTCGTACTGTCCGCCATTACCACCGGCGGCTGGGTAATAGACCGATGCAGTGTGGTGCGGGCAGTAAGGAGCAGTGGTATTGCCGGCTATAAGGGATACACTGAGGGGGACT ATGTGTGCCTAGTTCGGTATGCTAGTAACTATGAGACGTCATTGAACAGAAGTCCTACTGAGTATGGCGCATTCCAGATCAACAGTTACTTTTGGTGCGATGACTATAAAACTCCTGGCCACAGAAATGCATGTGGAATATCATGTGcag CTTTACTGGACACCAACCTGGCTGATGACCTGAGATGTGTTAAAAGAATTGTGCAGGATCCCAATGGACTTGATGCCTG GCAGGCTTGGACACGGAATTGTAAAGGACGTGACAATAGTTACTTCACGGTCGGATGTTAA